In the Alkaliphilus oremlandii OhILAs genome, one interval contains:
- a CDS encoding electron transfer flavoprotein subunit beta/FixA family protein has protein sequence MNIIVCLKQVPDTNEVRINQETGTLIRDGVPSIINPDDKNALEAALAIKDEKGAKVTVLSMGPPQAKDALKEALAMGADEAILVSDRAFGGSDTWATATILAAAIEKVGNYDIILCGRQAIDGDTAQVGPEIAEFLGVPQITYAKEIKVGEDKLIVTRYTETGDYIIESKLPVLLTAIKELNVPRYPSVRGIFKAYGTDVDEIKVWGSNDLEVDPTQIGLKGSPTNVYKSFVPTKSKTAEIIEGISGKEKATILISKLIDLKLI, from the coding sequence ATGAATATTATTGTATGTTTAAAACAAGTTCCAGATACAAATGAAGTTAGAATCAATCAAGAGACAGGAACACTTATAAGAGACGGTGTGCCTAGCATTATTAATCCAGATGATAAAAATGCCCTGGAGGCAGCCCTTGCAATCAAGGATGAAAAAGGTGCAAAGGTTACTGTACTAAGTATGGGTCCTCCACAGGCAAAGGATGCATTAAAAGAAGCACTTGCTATGGGTGCCGATGAGGCCATCCTTGTTAGTGATAGAGCTTTTGGTGGTTCGGACACATGGGCTACTGCTACTATTCTTGCAGCAGCTATTGAAAAGGTTGGTAATTATGACATTATACTTTGTGGAAGACAGGCAATTGATGGTGATACAGCGCAAGTTGGTCCAGAAATTGCTGAATTTTTAGGAGTTCCACAAATCACATATGCGAAGGAAATTAAGGTTGGAGAAGATAAATTAATAGTAACAAGATATACAGAAACAGGAGACTATATAATAGAATCTAAATTACCTGTACTTTTGACAGCTATTAAAGAGTTAAATGTCCCAAGATATCCAAGCGTACGAGGAATTTTTAAGGCTTATGGAACTGATGTAGACGAAATCAAAGTTTGGGGTAGCAATGATTTAGAAGTTGATCCTACACAGATTGGACTCAAAGGTTCTCCTACTAATGTATATAAATCCTTTGTGCCAACAAAATCTAAAACAGCGGAAATTATTGAGGGAATCAGCGGAAAAGAAAAGGCAACTATTTTAATTAGCAAACTTATTGATCTGAAGCTTATATAG
- a CDS encoding electron transfer flavoprotein subunit alpha/FixB family protein — protein sequence MKRAKVNQNINLNDYNDIWVIGEQREGKIHPVTIELIGEAKKLAGEINKKVVVVVAGYEINEEVNKLLYYGVDKVIYLSNPLLKNFSTDGYSISISNLILERKPEIVLVGATSIGRDLGPRIAAKVGTGLVADCTMLSIDPEDKKLLQTRPAFGGNLMATIICPINRPQMATVRPGVMKKATHIDRPTGVVEVVAPAITEADIVAKVVKIMKSSKKTVDLTDAKIIVSGGRGVKGPEGFELIKALAEKLGGEVGASRACIDSGWIDSMHQIGQTGTTVRPEVYFACGISGAIQHLAGMSDSKYIVAINSDPAAPIFNVCDLGIVGDLKEVIPAMIEEIEKNKTFEI from the coding sequence ATGAAAAGAGCAAAAGTAAATCAGAATATTAACTTAAATGATTATAATGATATTTGGGTAATCGGTGAACAGAGAGAAGGAAAGATTCATCCTGTAACCATCGAATTAATTGGTGAGGCTAAAAAACTTGCAGGCGAAATTAATAAAAAGGTCGTAGTTGTTGTTGCAGGTTATGAAATTAATGAGGAAGTAAATAAACTCCTTTATTATGGGGTGGATAAAGTGATATATCTATCGAACCCATTACTAAAAAACTTCTCAACAGATGGTTATTCAATTTCAATTTCTAATCTTATTCTTGAGAGAAAGCCAGAAATTGTTTTAGTGGGGGCTACATCAATAGGAAGAGACCTAGGACCTAGAATTGCAGCAAAAGTTGGTACAGGATTAGTTGCGGACTGTACAATGCTTAGTATTGATCCGGAAGATAAAAAACTTCTTCAAACAAGACCTGCCTTTGGAGGTAACCTTATGGCTACTATTATATGTCCAATAAATAGACCTCAAATGGCTACAGTAAGACCTGGAGTTATGAAAAAAGCAACACATATAGATCGTCCAACAGGGGTTGTTGAAGTAGTAGCCCCTGCTATTACAGAGGCTGATATTGTAGCTAAAGTTGTTAAAATAATGAAGAGTAGTAAAAAAACAGTGGATCTTACAGATGCAAAAATTATTGTATCAGGAGGACGTGGTGTAAAAGGACCTGAAGGTTTTGAACTAATTAAAGCTCTGGCAGAAAAATTAGGGGGAGAAGTTGGAGCCTCTAGAGCTTGTATTGATTCGGGTTGGATTGATAGTATGCATCAAATAGGTCAGACAGGTACAACAGTAAGACCAGAAGTTTATTTTGCTTGTGGTATCTCAGGTGCTATTCAGCACTTGGCAGGCATGAGTGATTCAAAATACATTGTAGCAATTAATAGTGATCCAGCGGCTCCTATTTTTAATGTTTGTGATCTGGGTATTGTAGGAGATTTAAAAGAAGTTATTCCAGCTATGATTGAAGAAATTGAAAAGAATAAGACTTTTGAGATATAA
- a CDS encoding sigma-54 interaction domain-containing protein — translation MDNNLDRYKYIFDEILTMTDDGFIVVDREGVVTDINDQYCDFLGTSKENVIGRNIKETISNSKMIDIMKNACREEGAIHKFVDGETKEVDNKFLLVSRSCVFDEKQEVIASVAQVKFRLQTLDCAQKLMKEYSALEFYREEYNKISTNQYTFDGMIGISKRFLGIKKMGMRAAKNSFPVLLTGETGTGKEVFARAIHNGSDRSSKPMVSINCGAIPSELLESELFGYEEGSFTGAKKGGKIGKFIQADGGTIFLDEIGDMPPDMQVKLLRVLQEKEVDKIGGTEPVSVDIRVIAATRQNLVKMVREGKFREDLYYRLNVINIEMIPLRERREDILIFANYFLNKINIEYKTNTTLSKEVKRCFQGYSWPGNIRELDNVIRSSYASCDEFIIQLTDLPAKMVSSHNVNSFSGSGEKMLKNMVDSYESSIIKEVLKKCNWNCQLTANELGIHRSLLYKKMDKFGIKVKKTI, via the coding sequence ATGGATAATAATTTAGATCGGTATAAATATATATTCGATGAAATACTTACAATGACCGACGATGGGTTTATTGTTGTTGACAGAGAAGGCGTAGTTACAGACATCAATGACCAGTATTGTGATTTTCTAGGTACAAGTAAAGAAAATGTGATAGGCAGGAATATAAAAGAAACTATATCAAACTCGAAAATGATTGATATTATGAAAAATGCTTGTAGGGAAGAAGGAGCTATACACAAGTTTGTAGATGGTGAAACTAAAGAAGTTGATAACAAATTCCTTTTGGTTAGTAGATCTTGCGTTTTCGATGAAAAACAAGAAGTAATTGCTAGTGTAGCTCAGGTAAAATTTAGATTGCAGACCCTTGATTGTGCTCAAAAGCTGATGAAAGAATATTCGGCACTTGAGTTCTATCGGGAAGAATACAATAAAATTAGTACAAATCAATATACATTTGATGGAATGATAGGAATTAGTAAAAGATTTTTAGGTATTAAGAAAATGGGAATGAGAGCAGCCAAAAACTCTTTTCCAGTTTTACTAACTGGGGAGACCGGGACAGGAAAGGAAGTCTTCGCCAGAGCGATCCATAATGGTAGTGATCGAAGCAGCAAACCTATGGTTAGCATTAATTGCGGGGCAATTCCTTCTGAACTTTTAGAGTCCGAGTTGTTTGGATATGAAGAAGGTTCTTTTACTGGAGCCAAAAAAGGGGGTAAGATTGGAAAATTTATTCAGGCAGATGGTGGAACTATTTTTTTAGATGAGATTGGCGATATGCCTCCTGATATGCAGGTTAAGCTTCTAAGAGTGTTACAGGAAAAAGAGGTCGATAAAATAGGAGGAACTGAACCAGTTTCCGTAGATATAAGAGTTATAGCGGCTACAAGACAAAACCTAGTTAAAATGGTTAGGGAAGGAAAATTTAGAGAAGATTTATACTATAGGCTCAACGTTATTAATATTGAGATGATTCCTTTAAGAGAGAGAAGAGAGGATATACTAATATTTGCAAACTATTTTTTGAATAAAATTAATATCGAATATAAGACGAATACAACTCTAAGCAAAGAGGTTAAACGATGCTTCCAAGGTTATTCATGGCCAGGAAATATAAGGGAATTAGATAATGTTATTAGAAGTTCATATGCATCCTGTGATGAATTTATAATACAGTTAACGGATTTACCTGCTAAAATGGTTTCTAGTCATAATGTGAATAGCTTTTCCGGCTCTGGGGAAAAGATGTTAAAGAATATGGTAGATAGCTATGAGTCGTCTATAATAAAAGAGGTCTTAAAAAAATGTAATTGGAATTGTCAATTAACAGCGAATGAGCTTGGTATTCATAGAAGTCTTCTATATAAAAAGATGGATAAGTTTGGGATTAAGGTAAAGAAAACAATTTAA
- a CDS encoding DUF2935 domain-containing protein — translation MLSSKAFIRQSLEIHLFFARIMKEHAFFLQLGFTPRDANYFQQANNLRMEFDQLLWEVVGLSNCVVSCNVLESGEIVTPYTLRAENTSSYLTGVTIPTYITEAEMKLACGEYVIFNPMLEQSVSMLNQRAICLITAIVDFKTNILNNVLSCNMFTANYPLLIEHILREAKLYLNMIVRIQNREEIDVDKEIYEQELFWNRIMAEHSKFIRGLLDPTEDELIHIANDFAKEFDALTAAVEEAIEKCLPIDKITDKSLEATKEVRNFNTQGTEGLLDCKIRSIIIPLLGDHVLRESNHFIRLLKKFQKID, via the coding sequence ATGTTATCAAGTAAAGCATTTATAAGGCAATCTTTAGAAATACATCTTTTCTTTGCTAGAATCATGAAGGAGCATGCATTCTTTCTGCAATTAGGATTTACACCGAGGGATGCAAATTACTTTCAACAGGCAAATAACTTAAGAATGGAATTTGATCAACTATTATGGGAAGTTGTGGGCCTATCAAACTGTGTTGTAAGCTGCAATGTTCTTGAATCGGGAGAGATAGTAACCCCATATACATTAAGAGCAGAAAATACATCGTCTTACTTAACTGGTGTAACCATACCAACATATATTACCGAGGCAGAAATGAAATTAGCATGTGGCGAGTATGTAATTTTTAACCCTATGCTTGAACAGTCCGTAAGTATGCTCAACCAACGTGCGATATGCTTAATAACAGCGATTGTCGACTTTAAGACCAATATTTTAAATAACGTACTATCGTGCAATATGTTTACCGCGAACTATCCTCTATTAATAGAGCATATTTTAAGAGAAGCAAAGCTGTACTTAAATATGATTGTCAGGATTCAAAATAGAGAAGAAATAGACGTAGATAAAGAAATTTATGAACAAGAATTATTCTGGAATCGAATAATGGCGGAACACTCCAAATTCATACGGGGATTACTAGATCCTACAGAGGATGAGCTGATTCATATAGCGAATGACTTTGCCAAGGAATTTGACGCATTAACAGCAGCTGTTGAAGAGGCTATTGAAAAGTGCCTGCCAATTGATAAGATTACGGATAAAAGCCTAGAGGCCACAAAGGAAGTAAGAAATTTTAATACGCAAGGGACTGAGGGATTGCTTGATTGTAAGATTCGCTCTATCATCATTCCTTTGTTAGGAGACCATGTACTGAGAGAATCCAACCACTTCATTCGCTTACTGAAGAAGTTTCAAAAGATAGATTAA